In Clostridia bacterium, a genomic segment contains:
- a CDS encoding IreB family regulatory phosphoprotein, with translation MNDPTIQFRIRSNDSDEMKKLLKQIYAALESKGYNPINQLVGYILSEDPTYITTHDNARSLIRRIDRDELLQEMLKVYLELK, from the coding sequence ATGAACGACCCTACCATTCAATTCAGGATCAGATCGAACGATTCCGACGAGATGAAAAAGCTGCTCAAGCAGATCTACGCCGCGCTTGAGTCGAAGGGGTATAACCCGATCAATCAGCTCGTGGGGTACATTCTCTCCGAGGACCCCACCTACATCACCACCCACGACAACGCTCGCAGTCTTATCCGCAGGATAGACCGCGACGAGCTCCTTCAGGAAATGCTGAAGGTGTATCTCGAGCTGAAATGA
- a CDS encoding sigma-70 family RNA polymerase sigma factor, translated as MNDERIVALFWNRDESALAETEKRYGDYCLYIAENVLRNARDAEECVNDALLAAWNSIPPNRPDNFRVYLGALVRNAALDVWRRGNAKKRKAASVASLEELGELASAFDVEDAVGAKELSRLISDYLTTLDETERKVFVRRYWCYEPIEAICARYGFGKSKVKMMLKRTRDGLAAYLKKEGHYEY; from the coding sequence GTGAACGACGAAAGAATAGTCGCATTGTTCTGGAACAGGGACGAAAGCGCGCTTGCCGAAACGGAAAAGCGCTACGGCGACTACTGCCTTTATATCGCCGAAAACGTGCTCCGCAACGCGCGCGACGCGGAGGAGTGCGTCAACGACGCGCTGCTCGCCGCCTGGAACTCCATCCCGCCGAACAGACCGGATAACTTCAGAGTCTATCTCGGCGCGCTCGTGCGCAACGCCGCGCTCGACGTCTGGCGGCGCGGGAACGCAAAAAAGCGCAAAGCCGCGTCCGTCGCTTCGCTCGAAGAGCTCGGCGAGCTTGCCTCCGCCTTCGACGTGGAAGACGCCGTCGGCGCCAAAGAGCTCTCGCGCCTGATCTCCGATTACCTGACGACGCTTGACGAAACGGAGCGAAAAGTCTTCGTCCGCCGCTATTGGTGCTATGAGCCGATCGAGGCGATATGCGCGCGTTACGGCTTCGGCAAAAGCAAGGTCAAAATGATGCTCAAACGCACGAGGGACGGCCTCGCCGCGTATCTGAAAAAGGAAGGTCACTATGAATATTGA
- a CDS encoding leucine-rich repeat protein, which translates to MKKLTKIISAMLTAVMLFSLFAVPAAAYADGGVCGENLTWTLENGVLTISGAGPMENYLKYNAHDTYSVERPDLDRLAPWGTDIKNVIIEDGVTTIGDFAFYNCKQIESIEIPASVKVIGKSAFADAVLQTLVLPEGVEEVKEYAFFDCDLKSNDFRMPDSLRIIGEKAFQCYMGMIEIGEGVVDIGKEAFGNNVVMNIPESVQHIGKDAFKITSFYKDESNWRMDALYIGKWLIKVKENTKLEFFVVKRGTEHIADYAFENCKSLKDDIILPKSLKSIGRSAFQACNNLEALDIPEGVTDIGPGAFSGCKGLTELKLPESITEIGDQMLSGLSFEQFEISDNVERIGEGAFLSCMQLKSITIPSGVKRIEPWTFMSCTSLEEVNLPEGLESIGDFAFLACASLRRIVIPRSVTSIGIGLFYFNVPTPTDIVMAVYEGSYAQTYAEENGIAYEIIGEEKPIDENNGELVGDMDGDGEITVSDALRALRIAAKLEAPVAAKGTRSALLGDVDGDGAVTVADALAILRKAAKLA; encoded by the coding sequence ATGAAAAAACTTACCAAAATCATTTCCGCAATGCTGACGGCGGTAATGCTGTTCAGTCTGTTCGCGGTGCCTGCCGCCGCGTACGCGGACGGCGGCGTCTGCGGCGAAAATCTCACGTGGACGCTTGAAAACGGCGTCCTCACCATCAGCGGCGCGGGTCCTATGGAGAACTACCTGAAGTACAACGCGCATGACACGTACTCCGTAGAGCGCCCCGATCTGGACCGCCTTGCGCCGTGGGGAACGGATATCAAAAACGTCATTATCGAGGACGGCGTAACGACTATCGGCGACTTTGCGTTCTATAACTGCAAGCAGATAGAGAGCATAGAGATCCCCGCGAGCGTCAAGGTCATAGGCAAGAGCGCGTTTGCGGACGCGGTCCTGCAGACGCTCGTACTGCCGGAAGGCGTTGAAGAAGTGAAAGAATACGCGTTTTTCGACTGTGATCTCAAGAGCAACGATTTCCGTATGCCCGACAGTCTCAGGATAATAGGCGAAAAAGCTTTTCAGTGCTATATGGGTATGATTGAGATCGGCGAGGGCGTTGTGGATATAGGCAAGGAAGCTTTCGGCAACAACGTGGTAATGAATATCCCTGAGAGCGTACAGCATATCGGCAAAGACGCGTTCAAGATAACTTCTTTCTACAAAGACGAGAGCAACTGGAGAATGGACGCGCTCTATATCGGCAAGTGGCTGATAAAGGTCAAGGAGAATACCAAACTCGAGTTCTTCGTCGTCAAACGCGGCACGGAGCACATCGCGGATTATGCTTTTGAAAATTGCAAGTCGCTGAAAGACGACATAATACTTCCGAAGAGCTTGAAGTCCATAGGAAGAAGCGCGTTCCAGGCCTGCAACAATCTCGAAGCGCTCGACATACCGGAAGGAGTGACGGATATCGGCCCCGGCGCGTTTTCCGGCTGCAAGGGCCTGACCGAGCTCAAACTTCCTGAGTCGATAACCGAGATAGGCGATCAAATGTTATCCGGCTTGAGCTTTGAGCAATTCGAGATTTCGGATAACGTGGAACGTATAGGCGAAGGCGCTTTCCTGAGTTGTATGCAGCTTAAATCGATCACGATCCCGTCAGGCGTGAAAAGAATAGAGCCGTGGACGTTTATGAGCTGCACGTCGCTCGAGGAAGTGAACCTCCCCGAAGGCCTTGAAAGCATCGGCGATTTCGCTTTCCTGGCCTGTGCCTCTCTGCGCAGGATCGTTATTCCCAGAAGCGTGACGAGCATCGGCATCGGTCTTTTCTATTTCAACGTGCCGACGCCCACGGATATAGTTATGGCGGTATACGAGGGCTCGTATGCGCAGACCTACGCCGAAGAAAACGGCATAGCTTATGAGATAATCGGCGAAGAAAAACCGATAGACGAGAATAACGGGGAACTTGTCGGCGATATGGACGGCGACGGTGAGATCACCGTTTCCGACGCGCTACGCGCGCTGCGTATCGCCGCGAAGCTTGAGGCCCCCGTTGCGGCGAAGGGCACGAGAAGCGCGCTCCTCGGCGACGTTGACGGCGACGGAGCCGTTACGGTCGCGGACGCACTTGCGATCCTCCGCAAAGCCGCGAAGCTTGCGTAA
- a CDS encoding dockerin type I repeat-containing protein: MKRVGKTIALFLVLAILAGAVSFVSFAQKDSDDVYYPDDYPWLTLGEVSKTATDVIRLRVGETCEIAIINLEAGIMDFGGTTLAQYWLGEKTDGNRINMFTLWRVKDSSIIDFTEEYKSAHPSEYETLPMLEQDARYLERYDMCAGFIPYLKYAFTESDIDESGYEYGDIENGNWGQRRAVIVGKKAGTTTIEVAKGGWGITCPARGTLTVICYDETVGDVDGDGEVTVADALSVLRVAAKLAPQTKSTGSVFDFDGDGAVTVADALAILRVAAKLA, translated from the coding sequence ATGAAAAGAGTTGGCAAAACTATTGCGCTATTTTTGGTGTTGGCCATTTTAGCAGGGGCGGTATCTTTCGTAAGTTTTGCGCAGAAGGACTCAGACGATGTGTATTATCCTGATGATTATCCGTGGCTTACGCTCGGGGAAGTATCAAAAACCGCAACTGACGTTATTCGTCTTCGTGTCGGTGAAACGTGTGAAATAGCAATAATAAACCTTGAAGCCGGCATAATGGATTTCGGTGGGACGACTTTAGCGCAGTATTGGCTTGGAGAAAAAACAGACGGAAACAGGATCAATATGTTTACTCTATGGAGAGTGAAGGATTCTTCTATTATCGATTTTACAGAAGAATACAAATCGGCGCATCCGTCGGAATATGAAACCCTTCCTATGCTGGAGCAAGATGCGCGATATCTCGAGCGATATGATATGTGTGCTGGCTTTATACCATATCTCAAGTACGCCTTTACGGAATCGGATATAGATGAATCTGGTTATGAATATGGCGATATTGAGAATGGTAACTGGGGACAGCGCAGAGCCGTTATAGTCGGCAAAAAAGCAGGAACAACGACTATTGAAGTTGCGAAAGGCGGATGGGGAATAACATGTCCGGCAAGAGGGACGCTTACGGTGATTTGCTATGATGAAACTGTTGGCGACGTTGACGGCGATGGGGAAGTCACTGTAGCAGACGCGCTTTCCGTGTTGCGCGTAGCAGCGAAGCTTGCGCCGCAGACGAAGAGCACCGGTTCAGTTTTCGATTTCGACGGCGACGGAGCCGTCACAGTCGCGGACGCGCTTGCGATACTGCGCGTCGCCGCGAAGCTTGCGTAA
- a CDS encoding helix-turn-helix transcriptional regulator, which produces MREAPHAGGGYAVDYPIEKEKALRSMILTHDKLGAQNALNELIGHIYFSNDFDLAEIRARMIELVVVLSRAVIDSGADMREVMALNTKYLGDIDRFTSFEDMNEWVTGVLHRFIDYSFDLPRIRHSTAVYKITEYVNANYAKKISLDDVAKKVFLSRSYISTVFKEEIGMSLTDYVREVRIERSKQLLLDNTVRIVDIAGACGFDDQSYFTKVFHKAVGVTPKQYRERRGRVNA; this is translated from the coding sequence ATGCGTGAAGCTCCGCACGCCGGCGGCGGATACGCCGTCGACTACCCCATCGAAAAGGAAAAGGCGCTGCGCTCGATGATACTCACTCACGACAAGCTCGGCGCGCAGAACGCGCTGAACGAGCTGATCGGACACATATACTTTTCCAACGACTTCGACCTCGCGGAGATAAGGGCGCGGATGATAGAGCTGGTGGTCGTGCTCTCCCGCGCGGTCATAGACTCCGGCGCGGACATGCGCGAGGTCATGGCGCTGAACACGAAGTATCTCGGCGACATAGACCGCTTCACCTCCTTCGAGGATATGAACGAGTGGGTCACGGGGGTGCTGCACAGGTTCATCGACTACTCCTTCGACCTGCCGCGGATAAGGCACTCGACCGCCGTTTATAAAATAACGGAATACGTCAACGCCAACTACGCGAAAAAAATATCGCTGGACGACGTGGCGAAAAAGGTCTTCCTCTCGCGGTCGTATATCTCCACCGTCTTTAAGGAGGAGATCGGCATGAGTTTGACCGACTACGTGCGCGAGGTGCGGATCGAGCGAAGCAAACAGCTGCTGCTCGACAATACCGTTCGCATAGTGGATATCGCGGGCGCGTGCGGCTTCGACGACCAGAGCTATTTCACGAAGGTGTTTCACAAGGCCGTCGGCGTGACCCCGAAGCAGTACCGCGAGAGGCGCGGAAGAGTCAACGCGTGA
- a CDS encoding methionine gamma-lyase family protein → MSVYTNEKVIREAAAAEAACAEQFARIDAAALENSRRVLDAFSECRVSDSHFAGTTGYGYDDAGREVIDRVFAKLFGTEAALVRHTFVNGTHAIATALFGLLHRGDTLLSVTGAPYDTLREAVAGDHPGSLKSAGAEYRQVELLPDGSPDLDAIKANIGGASAVFIQRSKGYTSRKSLSIADIKALCEFVKGLSPDVTIIVDNCYGEFCETLEPTAVGADVAAGSLIKNPGGGIARGGGYIAGGAKQIELCADRLTAPGIGLECGATFGFNREILQGVFVAPHVVAQAVKTAVFAAALAQRLGYDAFPASDVPRTDIVQELRFGAEDKLLAFCAGVQAASPIDSFVTPVGWAMPGYDCDVVMAAGAFTQGASIELSCDGPLRPPYTAYLQGGITYESGKLGIISAFSRMEE, encoded by the coding sequence ATGAGCGTTTATACAAACGAAAAAGTCATAAGAGAAGCCGCGGCCGCGGAAGCCGCCTGCGCGGAACAGTTCGCGCGCATCGACGCCGCCGCGCTTGAGAACAGCAGGCGCGTGCTGGACGCCTTCTCCGAGTGCCGCGTCAGCGACAGCCACTTCGCGGGAACTACCGGTTATGGCTACGACGACGCGGGGCGCGAGGTCATCGACCGCGTCTTCGCGAAGCTTTTCGGCACCGAGGCGGCGCTGGTGCGCCACACCTTCGTCAACGGCACCCACGCGATCGCGACCGCGCTTTTCGGGCTGCTGCACCGCGGCGACACGCTGCTCTCCGTCACCGGCGCGCCTTACGATACGCTCCGCGAAGCCGTCGCCGGCGACCACCCCGGCTCGCTGAAGTCCGCCGGAGCCGAGTACCGGCAGGTCGAACTTCTGCCCGACGGCAGTCCCGACCTCGACGCGATAAAGGCGAATATCGGCGGCGCTTCCGCCGTCTTCATCCAGCGCTCGAAGGGCTACACCTCGCGCAAATCGCTGTCAATAGCGGACATAAAGGCGCTCTGTGAATTCGTCAAGGGGCTCTCCCCCGACGTCACGATAATCGTCGACAACTGCTACGGCGAATTCTGCGAAACGCTCGAGCCGACCGCCGTCGGAGCCGACGTCGCGGCGGGCTCGCTGATAAAGAACCCCGGCGGCGGGATCGCGCGCGGCGGCGGATATATCGCCGGCGGCGCGAAGCAGATCGAGCTCTGCGCCGACCGCCTCACCGCGCCCGGCATCGGACTTGAATGCGGAGCCACCTTCGGCTTCAACCGCGAGATACTGCAGGGGGTTTTCGTCGCGCCGCACGTCGTCGCGCAGGCTGTGAAGACCGCCGTTTTCGCCGCCGCGCTCGCGCAGCGGCTCGGTTACGACGCCTTCCCCGCCTCCGACGTTCCGCGCACCGATATAGTGCAGGAGCTCCGCTTCGGCGCGGAGGACAAGCTGCTCGCCTTCTGCGCAGGAGTGCAGGCGGCGTCGCCGATAGACTCCTTCGTCACGCCGGTCGGATGGGCGATGCCCGGCTACGACTGCGACGTCGTGATGGCGGCGGGCGCCTTCACTCAGGGCGCTTCGATCGAGCTATCCTGCGACGGTCCGCTGCGCCCGCCGTATACCGCCTACCTCCAGGGCGGGATCACCTACGAAAGCGGCAAGCTCGGGATAATTTCCGCGTTTTCGAGAATGGAAGAATAA
- the metA gene encoding homoserine O-succinyltransferase, protein MPIMINNNLPAAGTLTSENIFWMDNERAMSQDIRPLHIAILNLMPTKVTTETQLLRLLSNTPLQIEITLLTAASHKTKNTSAEHMLEFYKTFADVKDKKFDGLIITGAPVERLEFEQVDYWDELCAIIDWSKTNVQSTLYICWGAQAGLYHSYGIRKSELSEKAFGVFKHYVTDRLCPLVRGFDDVFFAPHSRYTGVLDEDIAKHPEITVLARSKDPTVGVYIAIANGGREVYVTGHSEYDRETLLLEYERDRKQGLGTAMPENYFKHDDSNQGIMMNWRSHAHLLYSNWLNYYVYQATPYDLNEIK, encoded by the coding sequence GTGCCCATCATGATAAACAACAATCTGCCCGCGGCGGGTACGCTGACGAGCGAAAATATATTCTGGATGGATAACGAACGCGCCATGTCGCAGGATATCCGTCCGCTTCACATCGCCATTCTCAACCTGATGCCGACGAAGGTGACGACCGAAACGCAGCTTCTGCGTCTGCTCTCGAACACGCCGCTTCAGATCGAGATAACCCTGCTTACCGCCGCTTCGCACAAGACGAAGAATACGTCGGCGGAGCATATGCTTGAGTTCTACAAGACCTTCGCGGACGTTAAGGATAAGAAGTTCGACGGCCTTATCATCACCGGAGCGCCCGTCGAACGTCTCGAGTTCGAGCAGGTGGACTACTGGGACGAGCTGTGCGCCATCATCGACTGGAGCAAGACGAACGTTCAGTCCACTCTGTATATCTGCTGGGGCGCGCAGGCGGGACTCTATCACAGCTACGGCATAAGGAAGTCCGAACTGAGCGAAAAGGCGTTCGGCGTCTTCAAGCACTACGTCACCGACAGGCTCTGTCCGCTCGTTCGCGGCTTCGACGACGTCTTTTTCGCGCCGCATTCGCGCTATACCGGAGTGCTGGACGAGGATATCGCGAAGCATCCGGAAATAACCGTCCTCGCGAGGTCGAAGGACCCGACCGTCGGCGTCTACATCGCGATCGCCAACGGGGGCAGGGAGGTCTACGTCACCGGCCATTCGGAGTACGACCGCGAAACGCTGCTGCTCGAATACGAGCGCGACCGTAAGCAGGGACTCGGAACCGCGATGCCGGAGAACTATTTCAAGCACGACGACAGCAACCAGGGCATTATGATGAACTGGCGCTCCCACGCGCACCTGCTCTATTCAAACTGGCTGAATTACTACGTTTATCAGGCGACGCCTTACGACCTCAACGAAATTAAATAG
- a CDS encoding V-type ATP synthase subunit I produces the protein MLVPMKKAYIACLRDDREALIDALFSLGEVMPIERDDKALSDASAELKLRNAEALLKDIRPYAPKKGMFTPRPEVDEERFARVDAETVETQERLRELVGERDALKEAAEAAKKAAADIELWRGLGADALDVCASEYTVRRVGTVPTSKADALAEKLAPFAEFETVGEKSGKRAVLVVCAAEDASETEALLREYEFEESRLPFAAGKAEEEYNRQLAAKADAEAALAGKEKELAELSQKANDVTLLAEQYRAERDKDEAPLVLTDDAVYIEGWVRADRTEKVTKALKKVTDCVAVEFTDPAEDEKPPTAAENSRFVKPFESITNMFSAPDPYEIDPNPVMAPWYWIIFGMMMADVGYGFLMMLGAWLFKKFMKPRGEMAKLVSVIGFSGLPTVVFGVVFGSYFGAEWFPPLIGFSLLDGILPVLLIACGVGVLHIFTGMIVKAVAAFKAGDWQTAVFDNFAWMALISGLIVMALNVKIGAIIAGAAALVVLFTAGRKKPNVVGKLTGGLGSLYGITSYLSDILSYSRILALCISTAVIGYVMNILAGLVMGIPIVGYVFAGLVYIVGHLFNLAMGLLSAYVHDSRLQYIEFFTRFYEGGGTVFKPFRLETKNVDVVRGSGKDSKE, from the coding sequence ATGCTCGTACCGATGAAAAAAGCGTATATCGCGTGCCTCAGGGATGACCGTGAGGCTTTGATTGACGCGCTCTTTTCCCTCGGCGAGGTCATGCCGATAGAACGCGACGACAAGGCGCTGAGCGACGCCTCCGCGGAGCTGAAGCTGAGAAACGCCGAGGCGCTGCTGAAGGATATCCGCCCGTACGCGCCGAAGAAGGGGATGTTCACCCCGCGTCCCGAGGTTGACGAGGAGCGTTTCGCCCGCGTCGACGCGGAAACGGTCGAAACGCAGGAGCGTCTGCGCGAGCTCGTCGGCGAGCGCGACGCGCTGAAGGAGGCCGCCGAGGCCGCGAAGAAAGCTGCCGCCGATATCGAGCTCTGGCGCGGGCTGGGCGCGGACGCGCTCGACGTATGCGCCTCCGAATACACCGTGCGCCGCGTCGGTACCGTTCCGACGTCGAAGGCGGACGCGCTTGCGGAAAAACTCGCGCCGTTCGCGGAGTTTGAAACGGTCGGTGAAAAGTCCGGCAAACGCGCCGTTCTGGTCGTCTGCGCCGCGGAGGACGCCTCCGAAACGGAAGCGCTGCTGCGCGAATACGAATTCGAGGAATCCCGCCTGCCGTTTGCCGCCGGCAAAGCGGAGGAGGAATACAACAGACAGCTCGCCGCGAAAGCGGACGCCGAAGCCGCCCTCGCCGGGAAGGAGAAGGAGCTCGCCGAGCTTTCACAAAAGGCGAACGACGTGACGCTGCTCGCGGAGCAGTACCGCGCCGAACGCGACAAGGACGAAGCGCCGCTGGTGCTGACCGACGACGCGGTATATATCGAGGGCTGGGTACGCGCCGACCGCACCGAGAAGGTGACGAAAGCGCTGAAAAAAGTCACCGACTGCGTCGCGGTCGAATTCACAGACCCGGCGGAAGATGAAAAACCGCCCACCGCGGCGGAAAACAGCAGGTTCGTAAAGCCGTTTGAGAGCATAACGAATATGTTCTCCGCGCCCGACCCCTACGAGATAGATCCGAACCCCGTCATGGCGCCGTGGTACTGGATAATCTTCGGTATGATGATGGCGGACGTCGGCTACGGATTCCTGATGATGCTCGGCGCGTGGCTCTTCAAGAAGTTCATGAAGCCGCGCGGAGAGATGGCGAAGCTGGTCAGCGTCATCGGCTTCTCCGGACTGCCCACGGTCGTCTTCGGAGTCGTCTTCGGCAGCTATTTCGGCGCTGAATGGTTCCCGCCGTTGATAGGATTCTCGCTGCTCGACGGAATACTGCCGGTGCTGCTGATCGCCTGCGGAGTCGGAGTGCTCCACATTTTCACCGGTATGATCGTCAAGGCGGTCGCCGCGTTCAAGGCGGGCGACTGGCAGACGGCGGTCTTCGATAACTTCGCGTGGATGGCGCTGATAAGCGGACTTATCGTCATGGCGCTCAACGTGAAGATCGGCGCGATCATCGCCGGAGCCGCCGCGCTCGTGGTGCTCTTCACCGCGGGGCGGAAGAAACCGAACGTCGTCGGCAAGCTGACCGGCGGACTCGGCAGTCTCTACGGCATAACGAGCTACCTGAGCGACATCCTCTCGTATTCGCGTATCCTCGCGCTCTGCATCTCCACCGCCGTCATCGGTTACGTTATGAATATCCTCGCGGGGCTCGTTATGGGCATACCGATAGTCGGATACGTTTTCGCGGGGCTGGTCTATATCGTCGGCCACCTCTTCAACCTCGCGATGGGACTGCTTTCGGCTTACGTTCACGACAGCCGCCTGCAGTATATTGAGTTCTTCACCCGCTTCTATGAAGGCGGCGGCACGGTCTTCAAGCCGTTCAGGCTCGAAACGAAGAACGTGGACGTTGTCCGCGGGAGCGGCAAAGATAGTAAAGAATAA
- a CDS encoding V-type ATP synthase subunit K — translation MFSNGTVITIFGAAVAAFLSGMGSAIGVRSGGVAAAGVTAEKPELFGKLLVLQALPGTQGIYGFLTAVLILVQSGLMGGNANISTAQGWAFFFAGLPIGILGLISAIYQGKVAVAAIHMTAKQPESSGKGITMAVLVETYAILGLLVSLLLVLFATKGL, via the coding sequence ATGTTTAGCAACGGAACAGTCATCACCATCTTCGGCGCCGCGGTCGCCGCGTTCCTTTCGGGAATGGGCTCCGCGATAGGCGTACGCTCCGGCGGCGTTGCCGCGGCGGGAGTGACCGCGGAAAAGCCCGAGCTTTTCGGTAAGCTGCTGGTTCTCCAGGCGCTGCCCGGAACGCAGGGAATATACGGCTTCCTTACCGCCGTTCTCATCCTCGTCCAGAGCGGACTTATGGGCGGCAACGCGAATATCAGCACCGCGCAGGGCTGGGCGTTCTTCTTCGCCGGCCTGCCGATCGGCATACTCGGCCTGATCTCCGCCATCTATCAGGGCAAGGTCGCGGTCGCCGCGATCCACATGACCGCCAAGCAGCCGGAGTCCTCCGGTAAGGGCATCACCATGGCGGTCCTCGTCGAGACCTACGCCATACTCGGACTGCTCGTATCCCTGCTGCTCGTCCTCTTCGCGACGAAGGGACTTTGA
- a CDS encoding V-type ATPase subunit gives MADNFGIKSGYPYAVGRVRAMEDSVFSREQYSRLIAAEKDGRLRVLAETGYGAGAEKQELEPMIDAELRGVHELMNEIAPEPELTDLFFHEYDAHNLKALLKARIVGADADGILLSCGVFDVEVLKVCVSADEYSMLGAAFEPLEKLEGVTDPGEISRAVDSAVYAHIFATLKKRKAPALEEFFKLKAGFTNALTRMRGRALGLSEEAVAKLLIAGGFEEPAAEGGAREFERACSQKLNACLRDSRSDPFGPAALGSYVNDKQNEARNIRIIFAGGGEDDIDF, from the coding sequence ATGGCTGATAACTTCGGTATAAAAAGCGGCTACCCGTACGCGGTAGGACGCGTCAGAGCGATGGAGGATTCCGTCTTTTCCCGCGAGCAGTATTCACGGCTGATCGCGGCGGAGAAGGACGGACGCCTTCGCGTACTCGCCGAAACCGGCTACGGAGCGGGAGCGGAAAAGCAGGAGCTCGAGCCGATGATCGACGCGGAGCTTCGCGGCGTTCACGAACTGATGAACGAGATCGCGCCCGAGCCGGAGCTGACCGACCTTTTCTTTCACGAATACGACGCGCACAATCTGAAAGCGCTGCTCAAAGCGCGCATCGTCGGCGCGGACGCGGACGGCATACTGCTCTCCTGCGGCGTCTTCGACGTCGAGGTGCTGAAGGTATGCGTTTCCGCGGATGAATACTCCATGCTCGGCGCGGCGTTCGAGCCGCTCGAGAAGCTCGAGGGCGTGACAGATCCCGGCGAGATAAGCCGCGCGGTCGACTCCGCCGTATACGCGCATATCTTCGCGACGCTGAAGAAGCGCAAGGCGCCCGCGCTCGAGGAGTTCTTCAAGCTGAAGGCGGGCTTCACAAACGCGCTGACGCGCATGCGCGGCAGGGCGCTCGGCCTTTCGGAAGAGGCCGTCGCGAAGCTGCTCATCGCCGGCGGCTTCGAGGAGCCGGCGGCGGAAGGCGGCGCACGCGAGTTCGAGCGCGCCTGCTCGCAGAAGCTCAACGCCTGTCTGCGCGATTCCCGCTCCGATCCGTTCGGGCCGGCCGCGCTCGGCAGCTATGTCAACGACAAACAGAACGAAGCGCGCAATATCAGGATTATCTTCGCCGGAGGCGGCGAGGACGATATCGACTTTTAA
- a CDS encoding V-type ATP synthase subunit F (produces ATP from ADP in the presence of a proton gradient across the membrane; the F subunit is part of the catalytic core of the ATP synthase complex) has product MDAERTKIAAVGDLASVLLFNALGITAVGADTPQDAEREITRLVSEGYSVIFVTEKTAAGVPELISKYKSQTFPAIIPIPDKDGSDGSGLRAIQANVEKAVGKNIF; this is encoded by the coding sequence ATGGACGCCGAAAGAACGAAAATTGCCGCTGTTGGCGACCTTGCCTCCGTGCTGCTTTTCAACGCGCTCGGCATAACCGCCGTCGGCGCGGATACTCCGCAGGACGCGGAGCGCGAGATAACGCGGCTCGTTTCCGAGGGGTATTCCGTCATATTCGTGACGGAAAAGACCGCCGCGGGCGTGCCCGAGCTTATCAGTAAGTATAAATCGCAAACCTTCCCCGCGATCATCCCGATCCCCGACAAGGACGGCAGCGACGGCAGCGGCCTTCGCGCCATTCAGGCGAACGTGGAGAAAGCGGTCGGAAAGAACATATTTTGA